Part of the Solanum pennellii chromosome 10, SPENNV200 genome is shown below.
NNNNNNNNNNNNNNNNNNNNNNNNNNNNNNNNNNNNNNNNNNNNNNNNNNNNNNNNNNNNNNNNNNNNNNNNNNNNNNNNNNNNNNNNNNNNNNNNNNNNNNNNNNNNNNNNNNNNNNNNNNNNNNNNNNNNNNNNNNNNNNNNNNNNNNNNNNNNNNNNNNNNNNNNNNNNNNNNNNNNNNNNNNNNNNNNNNNNNNNNNNNNNNNNNNNNNNNNNNNNNNNNNNNNNNNNNNNNNNNNNNNNNNNNNNNNNNNNNNNNNNNNNNNNNNNNNNNNNNNNNNNNNNNNNNNNNNNNNNNNNNNNNNNNNNNNNNNNNNNNNNNNNNNNNNNNNNNNNNNNNNNNNNNNNNNNNNNNNNNNNNNNNNNNNNNNNNNNNNNNNNNNNNNNNNNNNNNNNNNNNNNNNNNNNNNNNNNNNNNNNNNNNNNNNagccttattatcctcttcgattctcaaccttactatgagatcttcaacagtcatctccttgcgtttgtgtttcaagtagtttttaaagtccttccacaatggaggtaacttttgaataattgcagccacttgaaaagcatcattcacaatcaatcctacattaaaagttatgtgagtattaagggaaaacttaatatttctaacataagCATTAAATAAATCtataccttcagcaaggagatcatggattatgacctgcagTTCTTGAACATGGGTGACGACAGTCTTACTGTCTGtcatcttatagtccagaaattttgccacaatgaatttcttcattccggcatcttctgttttgtacttcttttctaaagcatcccagagttcttttgaggttttggcatTGNNNNNNNNNNNNNNNNNNNNNNNNNNNNNNNNNNNNNNNNNNNNNNNNNNNNNNNNNNNNNNNNNNNGAACATCTTTTGCTGCCATCTCTTaaagtcgactccagaaaactttgcaggtttctcagccggtgctaaggcagcatttgaacgattatgtgcaaccgttgttgttgcagcacttactgttccagcatttgtttgacttgaattagtcattttttttctgtcacaaatggcagataaattaagtatttaaaatactaacagtaaagaacaaatctttacacaaactGTTTCCGATTTAACGATaatgtttttatgttcttttaatcgttaatcgaatgaattttaaaaattcaagcagagtagaaaaccataaaggttttaatctccagaagcctcaaatacagaaactgctttaaatttcttaagattgttaatCTTAAAATAACTtgtatttataaagttaataaacagaaacagaaacaagatgaagcagaaaaaatttaaaataaaagaattaatccgagtccacagaaactactgtgtgtccttaagaaatttaatcccctcactgtacccaaggttatggattaatttttcccaagataaaacggattaaacctgttaaacaAAAAGCGGTACcgcaaacttctttaacttcaacaaacttaagaacagcaacaagtcacacagactcagtcgatcgacactttgactttatttgagagaaaaataaatgcagagaaagaaaaatttttgcagtgattaaaaaatcaaaaattgacttccttttatagccatttttagCAAGGAACAcgtctgttcagtgaaatctgtcgagacccattttatccagaaagttgtgtcttttggaaaaaaacaaattccaacttttcaaaaaattgtgtctgttaggaaaataacttcTTTTCGaaaaagtaacgacttttcggaatgttaccgttacccgcaaaaatttatttgatttaacaaaaattgattaaataaattttgtccaaaaaatttatcaatcaatcacatcatttgccaaatccaaatccaaatccaaatccaaatccgagcgagcgacgacgacgacggcgcgagggggcatcttcttcttagctctttaagaagtaatggaagtgtttccttctataaggacaacaatttccctttcttttgccgatatgggagaaatgacttttcatttgcactttgcaaatgacttttcattttccctccaaagtagttccctcacttttcatattctctcttttcttttcccattcacacttgctaaaacccaacaagGATTTGGGAGAAGATTTTGAAGTTCAAGTTCAATGTAGAGGATGCTCTATTTGGCATGATCTGGTGTGTGCAACTGAATTAaggaaaattgttataaaagaaatttagcATTTGCTATAAAATAAGATAACTATTAAGGTAGTTTTATgtactttatttaattattatatagaatttTGTATCTTGATGCATATTCTTTTCAGACACCATGTGTTTCTCCTTTTACAAAAGAAGAAACATTATTATAACAATTAAACATAGGCAGAACAGTATGTAAATATTACGTTTTCCcacttttcataatttataggcTATACTGGATGCACCTACCcaagcaaaagaaaaaagtgagGAACGAAAAGAAGGCACACAGTTGAAAAAATCCCGGGTTTGCGTTGGTTCATTGCTTCGAAGCGATGAATAACCACACTTAAAATAAAGCTATtcaaaatgtaaaatttttgaGTTTACATAGTGTTTGCATGTGATTAAAATAGGCTTTGTTACTACACTGTAATAAAAAAGActtgatatttatatatttaggaaAATAACTGAAATAATAGAagtcataaattaaaattgaaaatcaatatatgatatatttctGAGCAATCTAGAAATGCCTAACAAAGATAGTATGAATCCAGGAGCAAATTCAAAGAATAAGCTACTTTGATGATCAAGAACTTCCTACTTCGAGGAATGTAAATAAGCATATATGAATAGGGGCAATTTTAAGTCTACCGGTAAAATTTCGAACAACTGGTAAATGAATAAAACTCAGTAAAAATGAACATTTGATTCTATGTACTAATCCTCAAgtttgaaagataaaaaagtATTAACTATTGTCACGCTAAATATTGCACTAACAAACAATTAGCTTGTTTCCAAATTAATGCACATGCTCGATAGAATAAAGGATAAGTGCAAACAAGAATAAGATacaatatcataagcatacaagaaaatcaaataaaataactacGGTTTAGGGTTTAAGAAATAGATAAAGAAAGCACAGATAATAGCATCTTTGTAGCAACTCGATGTTAttacaacatcaacaataacagcaacaacaaaaactagaacaacaacagcagcaacaacaacaaaaacaactaaaacaacaataacagcaacaacaacagcagcaacaacaaaaacaacaacaacaacaactagaacaacagcaacaacagcagtAGCAGCAACACCACCAATAACAACAGTAGCAACAACAGCagaagcaacaacaacaacagtaacaacaacaacagcaaaaacaacatcaacaactacaacaacaacaactactacaacaccaccaccactaacaacaacaacacaaacaacaacaccaccaccaccaacaaaaacaacagtaaacaacaacaacaatagcagcaacaacaacaacaaaaacatgaCAACAATATAAAGAACAATAGCAGCAACAATAAAACAATACCAGCAACAATAatagcaacaataacaacaatagcagcaacaacaacaacaataacaacagcaacaacaatagcaacaatagcagaaacaacaacaacaacaacaacaacaccaacagcaacaacaccaacaacaacttcaacaaaaacaacaatagcaataacatcatcaacaacaacaatagtaacaacagcaacaacaacaacaataacaacaacaacagtaacaacaacagcagcaacaacaacaacaacaacaacaacaacatcaccaacaacagtaacaacaacaacaaaaataacaacaacatcagcagcaacaaaagcaacaacaatagcagcaacaaaaatagtagcaacaacaacaacaacaacaaaaataacaccaataataacaacagcaactacaatagcaacaacgtcataaacaacaacaacaacaacaacaacaataacaataacaacaaaaataacagcaataacaagaacaaaatacaatagtaacaaaaacaccaacaacaccaacaacaacaacaacaacaacaataacaataacaacataaacaacaacaacaacaataacaacagcaccaacaaaaataacaattgtagcaataacaacaacaataacaataatagcagcaacaacaaaagtacaaacaacaacaacaacagaaaTAACAGCAgcaacaccaacaacaaaagcaataaCAACAGCAACTACAATAGCAACAACGTCataaagaacaacaacaacaacaacaacaataacaataacaacaaaaataacagcaataacaagaacaaaatacaatagtaacaaaaacaacaacaacaccaacaacaacaacaacaaccacaataacaataacaacataagcaacaacaacaacaacaaccacaataacaataacaacataagcaacaacaacaacaacaaccacaataacaataacaacataagcaacaacaacaacaacaaccacaataacaataacaacataagcaacaacaacaacaacaaccacaataacaataacaacataagcaacaacaacaacaacaaccacaataacaataacaacataagcaacaacaacaacaacaaccacaataacaataacaacataagcaacaacaacaacaacaaccacaataacaataacaacataagcaacaacaacaacaacaaccacaataacaataacaacataagcaacaacaacaacaacaaccacaataacaataacaacataagcaacaacaacaacaacaaccacaataacaataacaacataagcaacaacaacaacaacaaccacaataacaataacaacataagcaacaacaacaacaacaaccacaataacaataacaacataagcaacaacaacaacaacaaccacaataacaataacaacataagcaacaacaacaacaacaaccacaataacaataacaacataagcaacaacaacaacaacaaccacaataacaataacaacataagcaacaacaacaacaacaaccacaataacaataacaacataagcaacaacaacaacaacaaccacaataacaataacaacataagcaacaacaacaacaacaaccacaataacaataacaacataagcaacaacaacaacaacaaccacaataacaataacaacataagcaacaacaacaacaacaaccacaataacaataacaacataagcaacaacaacaacaacaaccacaataacaataacaacataagcaacaacaacaacaacaaccacaataacaataacaacataagcaacaacaacaacaacaaccacaataacaataacaacataagcaacaacaacaacaacaaccacaataacaataacaacataagcaacaacaacaacaacaaccacaataacaataacaacataagcaacaacaacaacaacaaccacaataacaataacaacataagcaacaacaacaacaacaaccacaataacaataacaacataagcaacaacaacaacaacaaccacaataacaataacaacataagcaacaacaacaacaacaaccacaataacaataacaacataagcaacaacaacaacaacaaccacaataacaataacaacataagcaacaacaacaacaacaaccacaataacaataacaacataagcaacaacaacaacaacaaccacaataacaataacaacataagcaacaacaacaacaacaaccacaataacaataacaacataagcaacaacaacaacaacaaccacaataacaataacaacataagcaacaacaacaacaacaaccacaataacaataacaacataagcaacaacaacaacaacaaccacaataacaataacaacataagcaacaacaacaacaacaaccacaataacaataacaacataagcaacaacaacaacaacaaccacaataacaataacaacataagcaacaacaacaacaacaaccacaataacaataacaacataagcaacaacaacaacaacaaccacaataacaataacaacataagcaacaacaacaacaacaaccacaataacaataacaacataagcaacaacaacaacaacaaccacaataacaataacaacataagcaacaacaacaacaacaaccacaataacaataacaacataagcaacaacaacaacaacaaccacaataacaataacaacataagcaacaacaacaacaacaaccacaataacaataacaacaaaaataacagcaataacaagaacaaaatacaatagtaacaaaaacaacaacaacaccaacaacaacaacaacaacaaccacaataacaataacaacataagcaacaacaacaacaataacaacagcaccaacaaaaataacaattgtagcaataacaacaacaataacaataataacaataatagcagcaacaacaaaagtactaacaacaacaacaacagaaaTAACAGCagcaacaccaacaacaacaccaacaacaaaagcaataaCAACAGCAACTATAATAGCAGCAACGtcataaacaaaaacaacaacaacaaaaacaacaataacattaacaaaaataacagcaataacaacaacaatagcaactaCAATAGTAACAACACCACCAAcaatagtaacaacaacaacaacaataacaataacaacataaacaacaacaacaacaacaataacaacagcaccaactaaaataacaaccgtagcaataaaaacaacaacaacaacaataacaataagagcaacaacaacagcagcaacaacattaacaacaaaggTAACAACGACAACATTATAATCAGCAACATTAGCAACAAcagtagcagcaacaacaacaacaacaacaatagcagcaagaacaacaacaaccacaacattagcagcaacaacaaaagcaacaactacaacaacagtggcaacaacaacaacaccaatagaaacaacagcagcaacaacattaGCAACGACAACAATAATAACAGAAACAACAACTATagcaacaataataacaacaacaacaacaatagcttcaacaataacaaaaacatcaacaacaacaacaacaacaacactaccaacaacaacaaaaacaacagcaATAATACCAGCAGCAATAataacagcagcaacaacataaacaatagcaataacaacaacaacaacaataacagtaATAAcatcaacaactacaacaataacaacaacaataaccacaacaataacaacaacaccaccaccaacaacaacaacaacaagaacaacaataacatcaaaaacaacaacaccACCAAAAGCAACAACACCAGTAATAACAATATCAAcaacagcaataacaacaacaacaacaaaaacaacagcaactacaactacaacaacaacaacaacaataaaacttccagcaataacagcaacaacaacaacaacaacaacaacaacaaaattaacaacaaaaacaacaacactaacaataacaacaactgCAAAAGCAGCAACGCtaacataaacaacaacaacagcaacaacaataacagcaacaacaacaaaagcaacaaaaccagcaacaacaacaacaacaacatagtagcaacaaaaacagcaacaacaacaaaattaataGCAGCAATATCAACAGCAACACCAATAGAAAaaacagcaataacaacaacagcaacaacaacaacggttacaaaaacaataacaacgaCAGGAGCAAaaaacagcagcaacaacagtagcagtaacaacaacaacaacagaaacAACATCAGCAAcaataagaacaacaacaacaacaacaagaataaCAACAACACCTAAAATAGCAACAACGTCAtaaacagcaacaacaacaacaacaaaaacaacaataacaacaacaaaaataacaacaataacaacaacaacaacaactacaataGTAACAACAAGAGCAAAAAAACCAACAAtaacagcaataacaacaaaaacatagacaacaacaacaacaacaaaaacaaaaaaacagcaacagcaacaacaacaacaacaacaacaatagcagcagcaacaacaacaacactaatagaaacaacaacaacaacaattacaacaacttcaacaacaacaacaacaacaacaacagaaacAACAATAAAACCACCACCAACAGCAAAAACAACAGCAGTAATAATAACAACAGCAATAGTAACATCagtatcaacaacaacaacactaccaacaacaacaacaacagcaataagAACAGCAGCAataataacagcaacaacaacaacaataacaacaacaataacaacagcaacaacaacaacaaaaacaacaacaacaacaatagcagcaacaaaaaataacaacaacaacatcagcaagaacatcagcaacaacaactgcagaaacaacaacaaaaacaacaacaacaacaacaataacaagaacaacatcaacaacagcaacaacaaaagcaataacaacaacagcaacaacaacaacagcaagaacaactacaacaacaacaataacaacaaaaacaataacaaaaataacagcaacaacaacaataacagcaacaacaacagcagcaaaagcaacaaaaataacaacaaaagaaagaacgacaacagcaacaacaacaataacagcaacaacaacaataacagcaacaacaacaataacagcaacaacaacaataacagcaacaacaacaataacagcaacaacaacaataacagcaacaacaacaataacagcaacaacaacaataacagcaacaacaacaataacagcaacaacaacaataacagcaacaacaacaataacagcaacaacaacaataacagcaacaacaacaataacagcaacaacaacaataacagcaacaacaacaataacagcaacaacaacaataacagcaacaacaacaataacagcaacaacaacaataacagcaacaacaacaataacagcaacaacaacaataacagcaacaacaacaataacagcaacaacaacaataacagcaacaacaacaataacagcaacaacaacaataacagcaacaacaacaataacagcaacaacaacaataacagcaacaacaacaataacagcaacaacaacaataacagcaacaacaacaataacagcaacaacaacaataacagcaacaacaacaataacagcaacaacaacaataacagcaacaacaacaa
Proteins encoded:
- the LOC114074360 gene encoding probable serine/threonine-protein kinase clkA, which encodes NNTNSNNTNNNFNKNNNSNNIINNNNSNNSNNNNNNNNNSNNNSSNNNNNNNNNITNNSNNNNKNNNNISSNKSNNNSSNKNSSNNNNNNKNNTNNNNSNYNSNNVINNNNNNNNNNNNNKNNSNNKNKNNNNNISNNNNNNHNNNNNISNNNNNNHNNNNNISNNNNNNHNNNNNISNNNNNNHNNNNNISNNNNNNHNNNNNISNNNNNNHNNNNNISNNNNNNHNNNNNISNNNNNNHNNNNNISNNNNNNHNNNNNISNNNNNNHNNNNNISNNNNNNHNNNNNISNNNNNNHNNNNNISNNNNNNHNNNNNISNNNNNNHNNNNNISNN
- the LOC114074366 gene encoding uncharacterized protein DDB_G0287625-like — encoded protein: SNNNNNSNNNNNSNNNNNSNNNNNSNNNNNSNNNNNSNNNNNSNNNNNSNNNNNSNNNNNSNNNNNSNNNNNSNNNNNSNNNNNSNNNNNSNNNNNSNNNNNSNNNNNSNNNNNSNNNNNSNNNNNSNNNNNSNNNNNSNNNNNSNNNNNSNNNNNSNNNNNSNNNNNSNNN